In Allocoprobacillus halotolerans, a genomic segment contains:
- a CDS encoding YceD family protein: MIFLKWNLQWIIKQKDGRFHFDETLSFPPEMFHNLSQINGLKDVHVQGQGRLDTKNHQLYVDFQIDGEMILPCAISLEDVDYPFHIESNAIFAFYKPSEDEEVIEVKRNTVDLTPVIFQEIMMEVPMRVVKEGASLKTHGQGWKVLSEKDECEDEDYIDPRLAKLKDYFKDRE, from the coding sequence GTGATTTTTTTGAAATGGAATTTACAATGGATTATTAAACAAAAAGATGGACGTTTTCACTTCGATGAAACGTTAAGTTTTCCACCTGAAATGTTCCATAATTTATCCCAAATTAATGGATTAAAGGACGTTCATGTTCAAGGACAGGGACGTTTGGATACAAAAAATCATCAATTATACGTTGATTTCCAAATAGATGGTGAAATGATTCTACCATGTGCAATATCATTGGAAGATGTGGATTATCCATTCCATATTGAATCAAATGCTATTTTTGCCTTTTATAAACCTTCAGAAGATGAAGAAGTTATAGAAGTCAAAAGAAATACAGTTGATTTAACACCTGTGATTTTTCAGGAAATTATGATGGAAGTTCCAATGAGAGTGGTTAAAGAAGGTGCTTCTTTAAAAACACATGGTCAAGGTTGGAAAGTATTAAGTGAGAAAGACGAATGTGAAGATGAGGACTATATTGATCCTCGTTTAGCGAAGCTTAAAGATTATTTTAAGGATAGGGAATAA
- the rpmF gene encoding 50S ribosomal protein L32, with protein sequence MAVPQRRVSKTRRNKRRTHDKLTVPSVVVCPECGEYKLSHRVCKHCGTYNGQKVL encoded by the coding sequence ATGGCAGTACCACAAAGACGAGTTTCAAAAACAAGAAGAAACAAAAGAAGAACACATGACAAGTTAACAGTACCAAGTGTCGTAGTTTGCCCAGAATGTGGAGAATATAAATTATCTCATAGAGTATGCAAACATTGCGGAACTTACAACGGACAAAAAGTGTTATAA
- a CDS encoding GIY-YIG nuclease family protein: protein MESFSEKSLQALGDYYVYGLIDPRNNEIFYIGKGSGNRVFEYGKESLLSPNREKLKLKIISQIKEMHLEVKKLIIISNLSESELLRLKLL from the coding sequence ATGGAAAGTTTTTCAGAAAAGAGTTTACAAGCACTAGGAGATTACTATGTTTATGGATTAATTGATCCAAGAAACAATGAAATATTTTATATTGGTAAAGGAAGTGGAAATCGTGTTTTTGAATATGGAAAAGAAAGTTTATTAAGTCCAAATAGAGAAAAATTGAAACTTAAAATAATAAGCCAAATAAAGGAAATGCATTTAGAAGTTAAAAAATTAATTATTATAAGCAATCTATCAGAAAGTGAGCTTTTGCGGCTGAAGCTGCTCTAA
- a CDS encoding DUF3795 domain-containing protein → MGESKGFGYCGLACDYCQDNEDCVGCKQGGCSEKDVCKNYQCCVSQNYKYCFECHDFPCNDSILHKLRIRTFCQYIQKYGEEDLTKRLKENQDKGIQYHYKNQHIGDYDQFETEDEIIEFILNGIK, encoded by the coding sequence ATGGGTGAATCTAAAGGTTTTGGATATTGTGGTTTGGCTTGCGATTATTGTCAGGATAATGAAGATTGTGTAGGTTGTAAACAAGGTGGATGTTCCGAAAAAGATGTATGTAAAAACTATCAATGTTGTGTATCTCAAAATTATAAGTATTGTTTTGAATGTCATGATTTTCCATGTAATGATAGTATCTTACATAAGTTAAGAATACGAACATTTTGTCAGTATATTCAAAAATATGGGGAAGAAGATTTAACAAAAAGATTAAAAGAAAATCAAGATAAAGGGATTCAATATCATTATAAAAATCAACATATTGGAGATTATGATCAATTTGAAACAGAAGATGAAATTATTGAATTCATTCTAAATGGAATCAAGTAA
- a CDS encoding HIT family protein: MKECLFCQKKDYILENDYAYAIFDEFPVSQGHMLIIPKKHVSHFFEADQELRTYLFALIDQAKQLLDEKYHPTGYNIGMNCGQDAGQSIMHLHIHLIPRYHGDTAHPKGGVRGVIPEKMNY; encoded by the coding sequence ATGAAAGAATGTTTATTTTGTCAAAAGAAAGATTATATTTTAGAGAATGATTATGCTTATGCTATCTTTGATGAATTTCCTGTGAGTCAAGGACATATGTTGATTATTCCTAAAAAACATGTTTCACATTTTTTTGAAGCAGACCAAGAATTAAGAACGTATTTATTTGCATTAATAGATCAAGCTAAACAATTATTAGATGAAAAATATCATCCAACAGGTTACAACATTGGTATGAATTGTGGTCAAGATGCAGGACAATCCATCATGCATCTACATATTCATCTTATTCCTCGCTATCATGGTGACACAGCACATCCTAAAGGTGGTGTAAGAGGTGTTATTCCTGAAAAAATGAATTATTAA